In the Melanotaenia boesemani isolate fMelBoe1 chromosome 14, fMelBoe1.pri, whole genome shotgun sequence genome, TGATAGTAGCAACATGTATTATGCATAGagttagttttaattttgtATAACGGTAGGGAAGAACAGCATTACCTCTGTAAGTTTAAATAAGCAACCCAATGCTTTTTGAGCCTCCGTGTAGCACAAATGTGAACTGCTGCAGTAAAATTAATGTAAAGAGCCAAATGAATCAAAGAAACCTGTTTGAATGCATTTGAGCTGCAGATGAAGCTTCTGCTTTCCATTTAACCACATGTCAGTTTCCATCTACCACAAAGCTCTGTGTTTTCTAGCTTTGTATGAATTTTCATGACAAACAAAAGAATTGTGAGAAAACCATAACTCTAGAGAGGATGATGGTAGAGACAGTTTCCTCTGGACAAATAAaagattgtttttctgaagttgATAACTATGTTGTCATGAGTAGAATACTATCTGTTAGGCTTAAACATGTAGAAAAGTGATACTTTCAGTTGCTTCCATCCATCACCTGCTCGGCTCATTAATACAGTACATGATGTGGGAAAACTGTGACTCCATGAGGACTGTGTTTATGTTATGTCTCACTTGCCGTGCTGTCCAGTCTAAAGCGCATGACAGATCATATGCTTTCAGAGGCTTTCTTCATGAGAAAGCTGAGAGGAACCTCAACATTAAAGAGAGTGATTGCTAGATTTAATACCATCATTTTAACAGGTTAATGTTCTCTGTCTCATGTGTGAAAAGGGCTAAAGAATGTGCATAACCCCAGTGGAAATCCAGACTTTTAGATCTTAAACAAACAGCAAAGCAAGACATACTTTGCTGTTTTCttcaccagacaaccagctgccacacctgtaaggaaacagaaaaccgCCCACAGCATcctcaagaaaaacaaagctaacAATCACCAGGAGCACCTATAAGAAgacataaaaagacagaaaaatattttagatttagaAAGAATAAAGCTCCTCTTCCTTTGCATTACATTTCTGCCACTTGCTCATTGATCAGTTGAGCAAAAATCTCACTGTGGAGTGAAAATCCTTCATCCTCTGCAGCTTCGTCAGGTGTCTGTGGTGGCAACTTCCCTCTttgcataaacaacaaactaCCCAGCTTGAGTTCACAGGTGGTTACGATGTATTCTGAAGCTCTTTTAATCAGTCaacttaaaatgtaaatgtgatggaATTCGTCATGTTGGTCCCAAATCTGAATAAGCATCcacattatttttacttttgttcagAATAATATTAACTGGAGCTTGTGCCACCTACCAAAAAGTgtcttttaaaacctgaaaaacaccaaatgagggaaataaacagcttttaaatgttGTTATAACAGAAGTaatgaattaaaattaatatCTGTTCTTCTCCTTGTAACTACCAATTTGTACATTACTCACCTGTGACATTCATTTCTGCTTAAATTTTAAGTGTTATGTTGCATGCGCTGCCATCTTGTAACCATAATGACTGTGTTTTCTCCCCTCCAGGTGCTGGTTCTCTCCACCCGCTTACTAAAACCAACAGATATCCCCATGTTGCTCTTCTCCACCCTAAGACTAGCGCCTGATATCGGCGTCTAAAAAAGGGTTGTCACATGGGAAAAACACAAGCATGAGCATGCGGATGCACATGTTTGGCAAATGTCGGGACAATCAGGTGCGAGTTGAGAAATTAGATTGTGTTTAAATCAGCGAGGGGAGGAAGATCAAGGAGGTGAAGTAACATTCCTGTCCCGTGCATCAACAAAAGCCACCTTTTCTGAGCGCAAAGTGTAAAATTTCAAACAGaatgttaaacaaaacaataaagtcCGTTACTTTCAGACACCCACGTGTGATGTCTTTATTAGCTGGTTTTCTGCCATATGTGTGGAGATGGGAGGGCGTGCTGCAGCTAATACACAAAAAGTGTTAACAtcatcacacaaacaaaaagaacgATTAACAAGTTGTTTCACTGTCTGCTGAGGCCAGAAATTCAGCTCACCTTCACTCTCAGTTCCCACCTCCACTTCCTTCATTGTTTTAGCTGTGAATCACTCAGCTAGAGCTCAGTCATTTCACCCACCTCCACAACTTGGAGTGATTCCGAATAACAAAAGTCCTCCTCATTTAGACAAACAGGCTTACAACCCAGTGAATCCTGCTCTTAGTGGCTGAAAGAAATTACTTCGGGATTCACTCATTAGGTTGTGAGTTGCAAATAGATTTCTAACGTAATTACACACATACTGTGAGGTTTTATTAGAAAAGTGCTTAACATGATTTTCTCCTCATCTTCAGTGTTTCAATTTTTAGAAGAATCTCTAAGAAAACGAGGTTAGCTGAGGAAACTATGTGAacgtgtgtatgtatgtgtatgtgtttgcttTTAGCTAGGTCAGATCACAAGATTCACTCAATCATCACTCAATTGTTTTCATGCTATccactgctgtgtgtttttattgacgCCTTTAATAAAGGCTGGCTTATCCATGGATCTAACACCTTCTGTGTGCGTCATTCCCTTTCCCAGGAGTGTTATTTAGTCAAGGACGTCACACAGGTTCAAAAAAGCAAGTTTTAAATTCATCTGATtttgtgcagaaaaacaaaatcaagacATTTCACTTTAAGTCATCATTTTATTGTGCACAATGTGAATttgtaacaaataaataataggcCCTTTGGACTTTTCATAAAGTGCATCAGTGATCATAACCAACACATGCTACATCTTCCATCTGCTGCCCCACGCAAACCCCCCGCCCCATCACATCATGCACAGTCAAGGTTCTGAaagctgcaaataaaaaaaaatatatatatacatattcacTGCAGATTTTGACATAAAGACTGAGCACGAAGCTCCACAGAGTTCTGGCTTAAGTGGTTGGTATAATATCAGCATTTAGCAGTGCTGTGTAGTACCAGTCTGAATAAAGAGCTGCCAGAATGGGCTGCACAGCTAAAAATAAGCTGTCCTTCAGAGCTGCTGTTGCCAGGAGAGcttcatttacactttttttctttttttatacagaGTTTTCAGTTCATTCAGCCTCAGTCGACTTTCTCTGTGatataaggttttttttttcctctcaaacCGATGATGAACTTTGTCCTTGCTTCTCTTTACAAGTTATCTGACATGGCAGACTCTTGCCCACTAAAAGGCTGTTACCTCATCAAAGATTCATAGCCTCCAGCTGTAAAGATGCTACTACTGTTCATCTCCACCTGCCCTTCTTCAGTCAGACTGATCCAGGACTTTATCAAAGAAGCATTCATCTTCTCTGTCTTCTTTTATCTGTGACCAGGTCCAGTTTCTGGTCTGCTTCACACCGAGGTGACAGTCCTCACTTTTGCCGACAGCGCCTGCTTGAAACGCCTCTTCAGATCTTGCATGTTGGGAGACTTTGGCCGTGGGATGAGGGGCGAGCGCCTTTTCTCTGGGGCAGAGCTGGCAGAGGTGTGTGGTGGGCTGGACGGAGAAGGCGGCTGCTTGGCTAGCTGGCAGCACAATCTGTGGAAGGCCCCGTGCACCTGGTTGTAGTCCTCGCTGGCAGACACTTCATAGAAGGAGCAGCCCAGCGTTCCTGCAAGCAAAGGTCCCTGCTGCGAGTCGACACGCCTCAGGTGCAGCAGGTCTGCCTTATTGGCAAGCAGGATAACAGGAGGCATACTGGCAGTGCCGGCACGGACAACAAGCTGATGCAGCTGATCAATCAAGTCGAAGCTGCGACGATCTGTCACAGAGTACACCAGCACCACAGCGTCTGCCCACTGGATGGAGCAGGTCACATGGTCAGGAATACTGATACCGTTATCAGTCATCtaaggaggaaaaacagaatGATTAAATCGCACCTTAATCAGGAAGCCTCCTTCAGCAGTTCTTCAGCTTAACAAAGAAAGACTGAATTCAGGCTTGTTTAAAAGTCCTCTGACTTAACGCAGCTGAACTTTTGTAATGACTGGAATGCTGACTGAAGCAGACGAGAGCTATAGGGTTACTCTTGCAGAACAGAAAGGTGTGGGTGACTGAGAAGTCTGGATCTAGATCAGGGTATCATTTACTCTGGCCCCAGACAGCCATTAGCCTAAATGGGAGATTACCAGCCAGAATGAAGGGCTTTCTTTGGGAGGGAAAAATTTCAACACATTTGGTTTTGGTACAGCCACAAGAAAGGCTTGGATTATTTTAAGTCAGCTGGtgaattatata is a window encoding:
- the rasl11b gene encoding ras-like protein family member 11B, whose protein sequence is MRLIQNMTTIAEYTASEYSVLNRVIKIAVIGGSGVGKTALVVRFLTKRFIGDYERNAGNLYSREVQVDGEQVTIQVQDTPGAEMTDNGISIPDHVTCSIQWADAVVLVYSVTDRRSFDLIDQLHQLVVRAGTASMPPVILLANKADLLHLRRVDSQQGPLLAGTLGCSFYEVSASEDYNQVHGAFHRLCCQLAKQPPSPSSPPHTSASSAPEKRRSPLIPRPKSPNMQDLKRRFKQALSAKVRTVTSV